A genomic stretch from Oleomonas cavernae includes:
- a CDS encoding FAD-dependent oxidoreductase — MTRDEFDGTVGDGAAFDVVVVGAGAGGMMAANRAHDLGLSVLLVEKSDRFGGTSAVSGGAIWVPCNGDLGGQDDKAKALTYLRLCTKGQVPEEKLGAYVDNAAQMVRYSTEKVGLGFKAVMEYPDYYPHYEGALPGGRTMDPAPVDGADLGGDFFRLREPYALMKLFSRISMTVSEARAITTKKSGWPLLVLKVIAAYWADLGWRFKSRRDRRLTMGNALAGGMLRGLVKRGIPRLFNTALVRLVRDGERVTGVIVARDGREIAIAARKGVILAAGGFERNQAMREQNLPGPTAEKWSVTPIGNNTGDAIRAGIDAGAAVEFMNLAWWAPTMRLPSRHTPNTETRVGLFMERGWPGSVIVNRQGNRFVNEAISYNDFGYAMIADQQASGANVPCWMVFDATFRRKYIVGGLMPGMMEPDKSLPPEWVDNVFYRAETIGELAAKIGVPAPALSDTVTRMNDYARTGKDTEFDRGGNVYDRYFGDRFVEPNPCLGPIEKAPFYAVRIDLGDIGTKGGLKVDARARVVDQADRPIPGLYAIGNCSGAITAASYPGAGATLGPAMTFGYIAANDIATSTTNRAADDLLREAARG, encoded by the coding sequence ATGACCAGGGACGAATTCGACGGCACCGTCGGCGATGGCGCGGCATTCGATGTTGTCGTGGTGGGCGCCGGGGCGGGCGGCATGATGGCCGCCAACCGTGCCCACGACCTGGGCCTGTCCGTCCTCCTGGTCGAGAAGAGCGATCGTTTCGGTGGCACCTCCGCCGTATCGGGCGGCGCGATCTGGGTGCCCTGCAACGGCGACCTGGGTGGGCAGGACGACAAGGCCAAGGCCCTGACCTATCTGCGCCTGTGTACCAAGGGGCAGGTGCCGGAGGAAAAGCTCGGCGCCTATGTCGACAATGCGGCGCAGATGGTGCGCTATTCGACCGAGAAGGTCGGCCTCGGCTTCAAGGCCGTGATGGAATATCCCGACTATTATCCGCACTACGAGGGGGCCCTGCCGGGCGGGCGCACCATGGATCCGGCGCCGGTCGACGGCGCCGACCTGGGCGGTGATTTCTTCCGCCTGCGCGAGCCCTATGCGCTGATGAAACTGTTCAGCCGGATCTCGATGACCGTGTCCGAGGCCCGCGCCATCACCACCAAGAAATCCGGCTGGCCGCTCCTGGTGCTCAAGGTCATCGCGGCCTATTGGGCGGACCTGGGCTGGCGTTTCAAGTCGCGGCGCGACCGGCGCCTGACCATGGGCAATGCCCTGGCCGGCGGCATGCTGCGCGGCCTGGTGAAGCGCGGCATTCCCCGCCTGTTCAATACCGCCCTGGTGCGCCTGGTGCGCGACGGCGAGCGGGTGACGGGGGTCATCGTTGCGCGCGACGGCCGCGAGATCGCCATTGCCGCGCGCAAAGGCGTGATCCTGGCGGCCGGCGGTTTCGAGCGTAACCAGGCCATGCGCGAGCAGAACCTGCCCGGGCCGACGGCCGAGAAGTGGAGTGTGACGCCCATCGGCAACAATACGGGCGACGCCATCCGCGCCGGCATCGATGCCGGGGCCGCGGTCGAATTCATGAACCTGGCCTGGTGGGCGCCGACCATGCGCCTGCCGTCGCGCCATACGCCGAACACGGAAACCCGGGTGGGCCTGTTCATGGAACGCGGCTGGCCGGGCAGCGTGATCGTCAACCGCCAGGGCAACCGCTTCGTCAACGAGGCGATCTCCTACAACGATTTCGGCTATGCCATGATCGCCGACCAGCAGGCGAGCGGCGCCAATGTGCCGTGCTGGATGGTGTTCGACGCCACTTTCCGCCGGAAATACATCGTCGGCGGCCTGATGCCGGGGATGATGGAACCCGACAAGAGCCTGCCGCCCGAATGGGTCGACAATGTCTTCTACCGGGCCGAAACGATCGGCGAGCTGGCGGCCAAGATCGGCGTGCCGGCGCCTGCCCTGTCCGACACGGTGACGCGCATGAACGACTATGCCCGCACCGGCAAGGACACGGAATTCGACCGTGGCGGCAATGTCTACGACCGCTATTTCGGCGATCGCTTCGTGGAACCCAACCCATGCCTGGGGCCGATCGAAAAGGCGCCGTTCTATGCCGTGCGCATCGACCTGGGCGACATCGGCACCAAGGGCGGCTTGAAGGTCGATGCCCGGGCGCGGGTGGTCGACCAGGCCGACCGGCCGATCCCCGGCCTCTATGCGATCGGCAACTGCTCGGGTGCCATCACCGCCGCGTCCTATCCCGGCGCGGGGGCGACCCTGGGGCCGGCGATGACCTTCGGCTATATCGCCGCCAACGACATTGCCACCTCGACCACCAACCGGGCGGCCGACGACCTGCTGCGCGAGGCGGCACGGGGATGA